The Hymenobacter baengnokdamensis genome includes a region encoding these proteins:
- a CDS encoding rhomboid family intramembrane serine protease, whose protein sequence is MDVSTPEAAAAHFAERPDAELLYLARHASRYPPAVGAAAVTELQRRGLVPDAAALAVAEVAAPAMPTPETWGQVLLPVLRSLFWPTRQYWAVPLLLNLNLLVWLAMTLSGVSATAPSGHELVRWGSNVSGLTWPHQPWRLLTSLFVHAGLTHLLLNAASLWLLGVLLEARTGGRRLLAAYLLSGLAASAATLWYHSGGVNSTGASGAIFGLYGLLLMLLLSKKIVLDKWDRRGMLGLVLYLVLSNLISGLTGNIDNIAHLGGLLMGMLVALPMQLTMTSSQHGK, encoded by the coding sequence ATGGACGTTTCCACCCCCGAGGCGGCCGCCGCGCACTTCGCCGAGCGCCCCGACGCCGAGCTGCTTTACCTGGCTCGCCACGCCAGTCGCTACCCGCCCGCCGTGGGGGCTGCTGCCGTGACCGAGCTTCAGCGCCGGGGGCTGGTGCCCGATGCCGCCGCACTGGCAGTAGCTGAGGTAGCCGCGCCGGCCATGCCCACCCCCGAAACCTGGGGCCAGGTGCTGCTACCCGTGCTGCGGAGCCTGTTCTGGCCTACCCGGCAGTACTGGGCCGTGCCGCTGCTGCTCAACCTCAACTTACTCGTGTGGCTGGCCATGACCCTGAGCGGGGTGTCGGCAACGGCCCCTTCCGGGCACGAGCTGGTTCGCTGGGGCTCCAACGTCTCGGGCCTCACCTGGCCCCACCAGCCGTGGCGGCTGCTCACCAGCCTGTTTGTGCACGCTGGCCTCACTCATTTGCTACTTAATGCCGCCAGCTTATGGCTGCTCGGGGTGCTGCTGGAGGCCCGCACGGGTGGCAGGCGCCTGCTGGCCGCCTATCTGCTTAGTGGCCTTGCAGCATCGGCGGCTACGCTGTGGTATCATAGCGGCGGCGTAAACTCGACCGGAGCCAGTGGCGCTATCTTCGGGCTTTATGGCTTGCTGCTGATGCTACTGCTCAGCAAAAAGATTGTGCTCGATAAATGGGACCGGCGCGGCATGCTGGGCCTGGTACTATACCTGGTACTTAGCAACTTGATTTCAGGTCTCACGGGTAATATCGACAATATTGCTCACCTGGGAGGCCTGCTAATGGGAATGCTGGTTGCGCTACCTATGCAGTTGACGATGACCAGCAGCCAGCATGGTAAATAG
- a CDS encoding (R)-mandelonitrile lyase: protein MSMSDQEKSPAAPAGATRAPADYFTGIAWVKPLVPANDSTDCVVGEVTFEPGARNNWHTHPHGQVLVATAGTGYYQEKGKPALLLHPGEAVSIAPNVVHWHGATADSRFTHIAINPAASQGVVVWLERVTDADYQAAYA, encoded by the coding sequence ATGAGCATGAGCGACCAGGAAAAAAGCCCCGCGGCCCCGGCTGGGGCAACGCGGGCTCCCGCCGACTACTTCACGGGCATAGCCTGGGTAAAGCCGCTTGTACCGGCCAATGACTCTACGGATTGCGTGGTAGGGGAGGTGACCTTTGAGCCTGGTGCCCGCAACAACTGGCACACGCACCCTCATGGCCAAGTGCTGGTGGCCACGGCCGGTACTGGCTACTACCAGGAAAAAGGCAAGCCCGCTCTACTGCTGCACCCCGGCGAAGCCGTGAGCATTGCGCCCAACGTAGTGCACTGGCACGGCGCTACCGCCGATAGCCGCTTTACGCATATTGCCATTAACCCGGCTGCCAGCCAAGGCGTGGTCGTGTGGCTGGAGCGCGTAACGGACGCCGACTATCAGGCCGCCTATGCGTAA
- a CDS encoding glycoside hydrolase family 10 protein, which translates to MLPPNRAARPYFVFVLSTWFSYPRRFFCYLLCLLPLALRAQVPPTLGAIAGEEDLRPAPPKRELRGFWVATVANIDWPNQRGEAPEHYRREYRRLLDAGQRAGLNAVFVQIRPVSDAFYKSDLEPWSKYLTGRQGKPPGENDDPLPFLIAEAHRHNMEFHAWFNPYRATMDTVTRALAPLHPYKKHPDWFIKYSSQYLYNPGLPAVRDHIKRVIMDVVRRYDIDGVHFDDYFYPYPEVGQVFHDEQAFQTQNPDNLSLGDWRRQNVNILIHDLHDSIRLAKRWVKFGISPFGVWMNKSADPLGSDTRAGQPSYSNLYADSRLWLKEGWVDYILPQLYWSTKFRLVPYATLLEWWTRNHFQRHLYIGHGTYRMLESTRSDTAWRNPRELPRQLRLNRDYPDDVQGSVFFSARSLATNPLHTSDSLRTDFYRAPALVPVMPWLDSLAPRPVRELALRRQGHTASLTWQPDLVPAADGDLAAYYVLYRFERGQVMGPNDPRRILSIIRPTRLAQPATFADSTAQPGVAYAYYLTAVDRLHNESLPVRIFTEGKLPVETLVAAPPAPAAPVAVARPAARPHPPAAVAARPQPRPALPAAEETAAKVKIKEKPRRRGFFARLFGLK; encoded by the coding sequence TTGCTGCCTCCCAACCGGGCTGCCCGCCCGTACTTTGTGTTTGTGTTGAGTACCTGGTTTTCCTACCCCCGCCGTTTCTTCTGTTACCTTCTTTGCCTGCTGCCGCTTGCCTTGCGGGCGCAGGTGCCCCCTACGCTCGGTGCCATTGCCGGCGAAGAAGACCTTCGCCCCGCCCCGCCCAAGCGCGAGCTGCGCGGCTTCTGGGTGGCCACCGTGGCCAACATCGACTGGCCCAACCAGCGCGGCGAAGCGCCCGAGCACTACCGCCGCGAATACCGCCGTCTGCTCGATGCCGGCCAGCGAGCCGGCCTCAATGCGGTGTTTGTGCAAATTAGGCCCGTTTCGGACGCTTTTTATAAGTCTGATTTAGAGCCCTGGAGCAAGTACCTTACCGGCCGCCAAGGCAAGCCGCCCGGCGAAAACGACGACCCGCTGCCCTTCCTCATCGCTGAGGCGCACCGCCACAATATGGAGTTTCACGCGTGGTTTAACCCCTACCGCGCTACCATGGATACCGTGACGCGGGCGCTGGCCCCGCTGCATCCCTATAAAAAGCACCCCGATTGGTTTATCAAGTATTCCAGCCAATACCTCTACAACCCTGGCCTGCCGGCCGTGCGCGACCACATCAAGCGCGTGATAATGGATGTGGTGCGGCGCTACGATATCGACGGCGTGCATTTCGACGATTATTTCTACCCTTATCCCGAAGTAGGCCAGGTATTTCACGATGAGCAGGCCTTCCAGACCCAAAACCCGGACAACCTTTCCCTGGGCGACTGGCGGCGGCAAAATGTCAATATTCTCATCCACGACCTGCACGACAGCATTCGCTTGGCCAAGCGCTGGGTGAAATTCGGCATTTCGCCGTTCGGCGTCTGGATGAATAAAAGCGCCGACCCGCTCGGCTCCGACACCCGCGCCGGCCAGCCTAGCTATTCCAACCTCTACGCCGACTCGCGCCTCTGGCTGAAGGAAGGATGGGTTGATTATATATTGCCGCAGCTATATTGGAGCACCAAATTCCGGCTCGTGCCATACGCCACCCTGCTCGAATGGTGGACGCGCAACCACTTTCAGCGCCACCTCTACATCGGCCACGGCACGTACCGCATGCTCGAAAGCACCCGCTCCGACACGGCCTGGCGCAACCCGCGTGAGCTGCCGCGTCAGCTGCGCCTCAACCGCGACTATCCCGATGATGTGCAGGGCAGCGTGTTTTTCTCGGCCCGGTCGTTAGCTACCAACCCGCTGCATACCTCCGACTCGCTGCGCACCGATTTTTACCGCGCCCCGGCGCTGGTACCCGTTATGCCCTGGCTCGATAGCCTGGCCCCGCGCCCCGTACGCGAGCTGGCTCTGCGGCGGCAGGGCCATACCGCCAGCCTCACCTGGCAGCCCGACCTCGTGCCCGCCGCCGATGGCGACCTGGCCGCCTACTACGTGCTCTATCGCTTCGAGCGCGGCCAGGTAATGGGCCCCAACGACCCGCGCCGCATCCTGAGTATCATCCGGCCCACCAGGCTGGCCCAGCCCGCCACTTTCGCCGACTCTACAGCCCAGCCCGGCGTGGCCTACGCCTATTACCTCACGGCCGTCGACCGCCTGCACAACGAAAGCCTGCCGGTGCGCATCTTCACCGAAGGCAAGCTGCCCGTCGAAACCCTGGTAGCCGCGCCGCCCGCTCCGGCTGCGCCCGTGGCGGTAGCCCGGCCGGCGGCGCGCCCGCACCCGCCAGCGGCCGTGGCGGCGCGCCCCCAGCCGCGCCCTGCCCTGCCAGCTGCTGAGGAAACCGCCGCCAAAGTCAAAATCAAGGAGAAGCCCCGGCGCCGCGGCTTCTTCGCCCGGCTGTTTGGGCTGAAGTAA
- a CDS encoding acyltransferase family protein, with protein MRPADSVLPARLVSLDVFRGLTVMAMVVVNNPGDWGHIYPPFEHAEWNGCTPTDLVFPFFLFIVGVSLAYALAGAKSSCAPWGPVLGRVARRAAILFALGVLTSLYPHFDFGTVRLMGVLQRIALVYLACSCIYLKTSWRTQAIILLGIVIGYAALMQLVPVPGIGPANLEPATNLGAWLDRTLLTEPHLWAQSRTWDPEGLLGTLPALATGLLGALAGQWLRWSGPAPFGKTAGLSIAAVAATTGGLLWETWFPLNKALWTSSYVLFTGGLALGLLAALYWLCDVRRYRRVAPALAFGVNAIAVFFFSAILSRTFALLRLPGPAGQPVGLKEWLYGWGIALWFSDPRAASLAGAVVCLLIWLGVLSLLRRQNWVWKV; from the coding sequence ATGCGCCCTGCCGATTCTGTTTTGCCTGCCCGCCTGGTTTCGCTCGATGTATTCCGGGGCCTCACCGTAATGGCGATGGTAGTAGTGAATAATCCCGGCGACTGGGGCCACATCTACCCGCCCTTTGAGCACGCCGAGTGGAACGGCTGCACGCCCACCGACCTGGTTTTTCCCTTCTTTCTGTTCATTGTGGGCGTGAGCCTGGCCTATGCGCTGGCCGGGGCCAAAAGCAGCTGTGCGCCCTGGGGGCCGGTACTGGGCCGGGTGGCGCGGCGGGCGGCCATCCTGTTTGCGCTGGGCGTGCTCACCTCGCTTTATCCGCACTTCGATTTTGGCACGGTGCGCCTCATGGGGGTGTTGCAGCGCATTGCGCTGGTGTACCTGGCGTGCAGCTGTATCTATTTGAAAACCAGCTGGCGCACGCAAGCCATCATCTTGCTGGGGATAGTAATCGGCTACGCCGCACTCATGCAGCTCGTGCCGGTGCCCGGCATCGGCCCCGCCAACCTGGAGCCCGCTACCAACCTTGGGGCCTGGCTCGACCGCACCCTGCTCACCGAGCCGCACCTGTGGGCACAGTCGCGCACCTGGGACCCCGAGGGCTTGCTGGGTACGCTGCCCGCGCTGGCTACCGGCCTGCTCGGCGCCTTAGCCGGCCAATGGCTGCGCTGGTCCGGCCCGGCCCCCTTCGGCAAAACGGCGGGCCTGAGCATCGCTGCCGTCGCTGCCACAACTGGCGGACTGCTTTGGGAGACTTGGTTTCCGCTCAATAAAGCCTTGTGGACCAGCTCCTACGTGCTCTTCACGGGTGGGCTGGCGCTGGGCCTGCTGGCGGCACTCTACTGGCTTTGCGATGTGCGGCGCTACCGCCGCGTAGCACCGGCGCTGGCATTTGGAGTAAATGCCATTGCCGTATTCTTTTTTTCAGCCATCCTTTCCCGCACCTTCGCCCTGCTACGCCTGCCGGGGCCGGCCGGGCAGCCCGTCGGCCTGAAGGAATGGCTTTATGGCTGGGGCATCGCTCTCTGGTTCAGCGACCCCCGCGCTGCATCACTGGCCGGAGCAGTAGTATGTTTGCTCATCTGGCTGGGTGTTCTTAGCCTGCTTCGCCGCCAAAACTGGGTGTGGAAAGTCTAA
- the proC gene encoding pyrroline-5-carboxylate reductase, with protein MKILIIGGGNMGLTYARSFVRAHITSRLDLRLLARSPERVAALAAHEIGTVWGQPADCVPGVDIIILAVKPQDSAELFERLRGLVQPQQVVLSIMAGVRISTLREALGTPKIIRAMPNLPAQIGMGMTAFTSTDEVTRAELVQVQNLLSTTGKTVYVEAEHAIDASTAISGSGPAYVYYCMDALMAAAAQMGFTPAEAELLVGQTFRGAVELYSQAGLSCQDWITRVASKGGTTEAALRAFGGGAVREGLMAGAEAARNRAEELGR; from the coding sequence ATGAAAATACTGATTATTGGGGGTGGCAACATGGGCCTGACGTATGCCCGCAGCTTTGTGCGGGCACATATCACTTCGCGCCTCGACTTGCGGCTGCTGGCCCGCTCGCCCGAGCGGGTTGCTGCTCTGGCGGCCCACGAAATCGGTACGGTATGGGGTCAGCCGGCCGACTGCGTGCCCGGAGTCGATATTATTATTCTGGCGGTGAAGCCGCAGGATTCGGCCGAGTTGTTCGAGCGGCTGCGCGGCCTGGTACAGCCGCAGCAGGTGGTGCTCAGCATTATGGCCGGCGTGCGCATCAGCACTTTGCGCGAGGCTTTGGGAACGCCCAAAATTATTCGGGCCATGCCCAACCTGCCGGCTCAGATTGGGATGGGAATGACCGCCTTCACCAGTACCGACGAAGTAACCCGCGCCGAGCTGGTGCAGGTGCAAAACCTGCTCAGCACCACCGGCAAGACGGTTTATGTAGAAGCCGAGCATGCCATCGATGCCAGCACGGCCATCTCGGGCAGTGGCCCGGCCTACGTGTATTACTGCATGGATGCTCTGATGGCCGCCGCCGCCCAAATGGGCTTTACCCCCGCCGAAGCGGAGCTGCTTGTCGGCCAAACCTTTCGCGGGGCGGTGGAGCTCTATAGCCAGGCCGGCCTGAGCTGCCAGGACTGGATTACCCGCGTAGCTTCCAAAGGTGGCACCACCGAGGCCGCTCTCCGGGCTTTCGGGGGCGGGGCAGTGCGCGAGGGCCTGATGGCCGGCGCCGAGGCGGCCCGCAACCGCGCCGAAGAGCTGGGCCGCTAG
- a CDS encoding NAD(P)H-binding protein, which translates to MKKTALLAGATGLVGSELLPLLLASERYAKVIVVGRRPVSFEHPKLTQVTTELDQLEDVRLRLIADDVYCCLGTTIRQAGSQSAFYKVDFLYVVKLAALTAANFAAQFLVVSSLGADVDSRFYYSRVKGEMEAAVRQTPFRAIHIFRPSLLLGERAQPRLGERLGAVVLSLVKPLLRGGWRKYRPVAAATVAQAMLRAAQEDGGGLRVHSSENLP; encoded by the coding sequence ATGAAAAAAACAGCGCTACTCGCCGGCGCTACCGGGCTTGTTGGCAGCGAATTGCTGCCCCTGCTGCTGGCCTCGGAACGCTATGCTAAAGTTATTGTAGTGGGCCGCCGCCCGGTAAGCTTCGAGCACCCCAAGCTTACCCAGGTAACTACTGAGCTGGACCAGCTCGAAGACGTGCGCCTGCGTCTTATTGCCGACGATGTGTACTGCTGCCTGGGTACTACCATCCGCCAGGCGGGCTCTCAGTCGGCTTTCTATAAAGTTGATTTTCTGTATGTGGTGAAGCTGGCGGCGCTCACCGCGGCCAACTTCGCGGCACAGTTTCTGGTAGTTTCGTCGCTGGGAGCTGACGTGGATTCCCGCTTTTACTACAGCCGCGTGAAAGGCGAGATGGAAGCAGCCGTACGCCAGACGCCATTCCGGGCCATCCATATTTTTCGTCCCTCGTTATTGCTGGGCGAGCGGGCGCAGCCCCGGCTCGGCGAGCGGCTGGGGGCCGTAGTGCTGTCGTTGGTTAAGCCCTTGCTGCGTGGCGGTTGGCGCAAGTACCGGCCAGTAGCGGCGGCTACGGTGGCCCAGGCCATGCTGCGTGCCGCCCAGGAAGACGGCGGCGGCCTGCGCGTGCACAGTTCCGAAAATCTGCCCTAA
- a CDS encoding FAD/NAD(P)-binding protein: MTFSTPRFAVTIVGGGFAGTALALHLTRLAGPLPLDVALAEPRAQPGLGLAYSSSLPELLLNVRPRNLSVWAEDPGHFADWLARQPEAADGIPEFASRAVYGRYLQQELAQALARPAANGVCISHYTSSAVAAPLLPDGRRAVRLASGQVLPSHATVLALGNFPPPPPTGPDQRYLTHSGYHADPWAPDTLSSIGPEEPVLLIGAGLTALDMLVALRAQGHQSTVQVVARRGRWPAVHGPADAPAYLNFYAELAGEHTVAGVLRQVRHQVAAAAAQGIDWRLVLDALRPDLSRIWAGWPLAEQARFLRHLAGRWAQLRHRIAPSGAALLADMEASGQLQTCAGRAVEILPAGEKLRVGIAQPGRARQWQTARHVICCTGPLLDYSRIGTPLVQQLRADGCLTPDPLRLGIMTNAMGELLGSDGQPSAGSLFTLGASRRPTYFESTAVPELRQQAARLATVLAQRYQRTLP, translated from the coding sequence ATGACATTTTCTACGCCGCGCTTTGCTGTTACCATTGTGGGCGGTGGCTTTGCGGGCACGGCATTGGCCCTGCACCTGACCCGGCTGGCCGGGCCGCTGCCGCTCGATGTGGCCTTGGCCGAGCCGCGTGCGCAGCCGGGGCTGGGGCTGGCTTATTCGTCATCCCTGCCCGAGCTGTTGCTGAATGTGCGCCCCCGCAACCTGAGTGTGTGGGCCGAAGACCCAGGCCATTTTGCCGACTGGCTGGCCCGGCAACCCGAGGCCGCCGATGGCATACCCGAATTTGCTTCCCGAGCAGTTTATGGCCGCTACTTGCAGCAGGAGCTGGCTCAGGCACTAGCCAGGCCCGCCGCCAATGGCGTGTGCATCAGTCACTACACCAGTTCGGCAGTAGCGGCCCCACTCCTACCCGATGGCCGCCGTGCCGTACGGCTGGCCAGTGGCCAGGTGCTGCCGAGCCACGCCACCGTGCTGGCGCTGGGTAATTTTCCGCCCCCGCCGCCCACTGGCCCCGACCAGCGCTACCTGACTCACTCGGGCTACCACGCCGACCCGTGGGCACCCGATACCCTAAGCAGCATTGGCCCCGAGGAGCCCGTGCTGCTGATTGGAGCCGGCCTTACGGCGCTAGATATGCTAGTGGCGCTACGAGCACAGGGGCACCAGAGCACGGTACAGGTAGTGGCCCGGCGCGGGCGCTGGCCGGCGGTGCACGGCCCGGCCGATGCCCCGGCTTACCTAAATTTTTATGCTGAGCTGGCTGGTGAGCATACGGTGGCCGGCGTGCTACGGCAGGTGCGCCACCAGGTGGCGGCAGCCGCCGCGCAGGGCATCGACTGGCGCCTAGTGCTTGATGCGCTGCGGCCCGACCTGAGCCGCATCTGGGCGGGCTGGCCACTGGCCGAGCAGGCGCGGTTTCTGCGGCATCTGGCGGGGCGCTGGGCACAATTACGCCACCGCATTGCCCCCAGCGGGGCCGCTTTATTGGCTGACATGGAAGCGAGCGGGCAGTTGCAAACCTGCGCTGGCCGGGCCGTGGAGATTTTGCCCGCTGGTGAAAAGCTGCGCGTAGGCATTGCGCAGCCGGGCCGGGCCCGGCAGTGGCAAACGGCCCGGCACGTCATCTGCTGTACCGGGCCCCTGCTCGATTACAGCCGCATCGGCACGCCGCTGGTGCAGCAGCTACGCGCTGACGGCTGCCTCACCCCTGACCCGCTGCGGCTAGGGATTATGACCAATGCAATGGGGGAATTGCTGGGCTCCGATGGGCAACCGAGCGCGGGCAGCCTTTTTACCCTGGGGGCCAGCCGCCGGCCAACCTATTTTGAATCGACAGCCGTGCCCGAACTACGCCAGCAAGCTGCCAGGCTAGCCACAGTTTTAGCCCAGCGCTACCAGCGGACACTACCTTAA
- the tsaB gene encoding tRNA (adenosine(37)-N6)-threonylcarbamoyltransferase complex dimerization subunit type 1 TsaB, whose protein sequence is MSTLLLSLETSSPICAVALHYLSDGRLLGQTELRLEKSHSTHLTVLIEQLIANTGHRLADLGAVAVSDGPGSYTGLRIGAAAAKGLCFALDIPLLAVGTLPALAHQVAGRTPRAADYLFCPMLDARRLEVYTALYQADAQPLLLPTNLVLDASSLAEHLAHRSVLFFGSGAAKFQALVAGNPNAVFLPDVQPTAISIGELAFTAFQRQQFQDVAYYEPFYLKEVYTTTPKSA, encoded by the coding sequence ATGTCTACCCTCCTGCTTTCGCTCGAAACCTCGTCGCCTATCTGCGCCGTGGCTCTGCACTACCTTTCCGATGGCCGCCTGCTCGGCCAGACCGAATTGCGGCTCGAAAAGTCTCATTCTACGCACCTTACCGTACTTATCGAGCAGCTCATCGCCAACACCGGCCACCGGCTGGCCGACCTTGGCGCTGTGGCCGTGAGCGATGGCCCCGGCTCTTACACCGGGCTGCGCATCGGGGCCGCTGCCGCCAAAGGGCTATGCTTTGCGCTCGATATTCCGCTGCTGGCCGTCGGCACGCTGCCCGCGCTGGCGCATCAGGTAGCCGGGCGCACGCCCCGCGCCGCCGACTATCTGTTTTGCCCAATGCTTGATGCCCGCCGGCTGGAAGTCTACACGGCGCTTTATCAGGCCGATGCGCAGCCGCTGCTGCTGCCCACCAACCTGGTGCTCGACGCCAGTTCGCTGGCCGAACATTTAGCCCACCGCTCCGTGTTATTCTTTGGCTCGGGGGCCGCTAAATTCCAGGCGCTGGTGGCCGGCAACCCGAACGCGGTTTTCCTGCCTGACGTGCAGCCCACCGCCATCAGCATTGGCGAGCTGGCTTTCACTGCTTTTCAGCGCCAGCAATTTCAGGATGTAGCGTATTATGAGCCTTTTTACTTGAAAGAAGTTTACACAACTACCCCAAAGTCCGCCTAA
- a CDS encoding DUF2480 family protein, with protein MEPLFVNRVAASGLVTLNLEEYIHPGPRVVYDIKDNLFHGLMLREKDFREFVKTHDWAQYNGQNVAIICSADAIVPTWAYMLLASKLQGHAHRYVFGSPEALEQSLFEEAIASINPADYQDAKLVIKGCGDKPVPTFAYVAIMQHLLPVAASIMYGEPCSTVPLYKKAKAALS; from the coding sequence ATGGAACCGCTATTTGTTAACCGGGTGGCTGCCTCGGGCCTCGTTACCCTCAATCTGGAAGAATATATCCATCCCGGCCCTCGCGTGGTGTACGATATCAAAGACAATCTCTTTCACGGCTTGATGCTGCGCGAAAAGGATTTTCGCGAATTCGTCAAAACCCACGATTGGGCGCAGTACAACGGGCAGAACGTCGCCATCATTTGCTCGGCCGATGCCATTGTGCCCACCTGGGCCTATATGCTGCTGGCCAGCAAGCTGCAGGGCCACGCCCATCGCTACGTGTTTGGCAGTCCCGAAGCCCTGGAGCAATCGCTTTTCGAAGAAGCCATCGCCAGCATCAATCCCGCTGATTATCAAGATGCCAAGCTCGTCATCAAAGGCTGTGGCGATAAGCCGGTACCTACTTTTGCCTACGTGGCGATTATGCAGCACCTGCTGCCCGTGGCGGCCAGCATCATGTATGGCGAGCCGTGCAGCACCGTGCCACTCTACAAAAAGGCCAAAGCTGCGCTGAGTTAA
- a CDS encoding APC family permease encodes MQAQPYQINFRTGAAIVIANMVGTGVFTSLGFQILGIQSGFALLMLWVVGGLIALCGAVSYGELAAAMPRSGGEYHYLSQIYHPALGFLSGWVSATVGFAAPTALAALALAQYAQSVWPALAAPLATGGTGGTVLAVSVVLALALVHGRSTRAGSRLQVVITAVKVIVLVGFIGAGLFLGNAQPLSFAPDTASWRSLLSPVFAVSLVYVSYAYSGWNAAVYVTGEIKNPQRNLSRILLTGTTMVLLLYVGLNYVFLRATPLGVLKGQVEVGYLAASWLFGPALGRLTGGVIAALLVSTISAMIFAGPRIVQAMGEDLPALGWLAQRSRAGIPVRALVLQVAITLVFILKPDFKAVLVYAGFVLNLFTFLTVLGLFVLRWRQPVLPRPYRAWGYPITPLIFLALSAWTLVFIIKDKPTESLYGLATVASGLLVYFVAQMLGRSQPA; translated from the coding sequence GTGCAAGCTCAACCTTACCAGATAAACTTCCGCACCGGGGCCGCCATTGTCATCGCCAATATGGTCGGGACGGGCGTTTTTACCAGCCTCGGCTTCCAGATACTAGGCATTCAAAGCGGTTTCGCGCTGCTGATGCTGTGGGTAGTAGGCGGCCTTATCGCGCTGTGCGGGGCCGTAAGCTACGGTGAGCTGGCCGCCGCCATGCCCCGCTCGGGCGGCGAGTACCATTATTTAAGCCAGATATATCATCCGGCGCTGGGCTTTCTCTCCGGCTGGGTATCGGCCACGGTGGGCTTTGCGGCCCCTACCGCGCTGGCGGCACTGGCCCTCGCCCAATATGCCCAAAGTGTGTGGCCCGCGCTGGCGGCTCCGCTGGCAACCGGCGGCACTGGTGGCACGGTGCTGGCCGTGAGCGTAGTGCTGGCGCTGGCCCTGGTGCATGGCCGCAGCACGCGCGCCGGCAGCCGCTTGCAGGTAGTAATTACTGCAGTCAAAGTGATTGTGCTGGTGGGCTTTATTGGGGCCGGGCTGTTTCTGGGCAACGCGCAGCCGCTCAGTTTTGCACCCGATACCGCTAGCTGGCGCTCGCTGCTGAGTCCGGTTTTCGCCGTGTCGCTGGTGTACGTCAGCTACGCCTATTCGGGCTGGAATGCCGCCGTGTACGTTACCGGCGAAATCAAAAACCCGCAGCGTAACCTCTCCCGTATTCTGCTCACGGGCACCACCATGGTACTTCTCTTATATGTAGGCCTGAACTACGTTTTTCTGCGGGCCACGCCGTTAGGCGTGCTCAAGGGGCAGGTCGAAGTGGGCTACCTGGCGGCCAGCTGGCTTTTCGGCCCGGCGCTGGGCCGCCTCACGGGGGGCGTTATTGCGGCGCTGCTCGTATCTACCATCAGTGCCATGATTTTCGCCGGTCCTCGCATTGTGCAGGCAATGGGCGAAGACCTGCCGGCCCTGGGCTGGCTGGCCCAGCGCAGCCGGGCGGGTATTCCGGTGCGGGCCCTGGTGCTGCAAGTGGCTATTACGCTGGTGTTTATCCTGAAGCCCGACTTTAAGGCCGTCCTCGTTTACGCCGGTTTCGTGCTCAATCTGTTTACGTTTCTCACAGTGCTGGGCTTGTTTGTGCTACGCTGGCGGCAGCCGGTCTTGCCGCGCCCGTATCGGGCCTGGGGCTATCCCATTACGCCGCTTATTTTTTTGGCCTTGAGTGCCTGGACCCTGGTTTTCATTATTAAAGACAAGCCCACGGAGTCGCTCTACGGCCTGGCTACCGTGGCTAGCGGCTTGCTGGTTTACTTTGTGGCGCAAATGCTCGGCCGCTCGCAGCCTGCCTGA